CAAGAATTTCATAATATTCAGCAGTTTAGAATCTTTAGATACCTACCGACAGAGAGATGACAATTTACTTTTTCAGTTGAAATACTCTGTACGTGTCCTGATAAAAAGAGTTCTAGATCTCATGAATAATGAGCATGAGTGATCCTCTTAATTGTTAGGATCAGGCTAAATTACTGTAGGTACTATCACCAAGATCCTCCGACTATTTGAAAACCACAGTAATATTATAAGAATAGATTAGATCCCAAAGATCTGCATGCTCTCTATAGCTTCGGCATCCATGCTTTCTATGAGACCTTGATCCCTATGGACGTTGTCCTTCTATGTAATTACGGATGAGATTGGATCTCGACATGTCATAGAAAACCCTTTCTAAGTTTTTTTCACGTGTTCACTGATATGAAAAGTACAAACCATTGCGCGTATCGTACCAAGGAAATACCACTTTGCAGTACCAAAGTGTTCCAATCCACATAAGTTTAAGTTTCTAACATATACCTGTCGGTGTAAAGTACACTTCATACAACATCGTCCTGTTGTGGAGTAAAAGTCGCCGCAATATGTAAGCACCATACTATATACACCAACACAATCCGCAGGAGCCAAAATAAAAGGAGACTAGTTTGCTAACCTCACGATGGGTGGAATTGGCCCTCTGTTGGGATGCACTTAAATGGAGACACATAATGGCATCAGACAAGGTGACAAAGACTAGCAGCAAGAGCCAAGCACAACAAAAGAATCTAATTATATCGTAACAGCAGAAAGACTGAACATAACGATCCTCAATTTGAAGATTGTTTGCTTTGTGTTCCAAAAGATTGGTATGCTTGCGGACAAATAACTATAAGTCTATAACACTGGGACCTGGTGTCTGGGAACTTTATGGTACACATGCATAAGAGTACGCACGTGAAAAGCACGCTGAAAACCAACAGAAGCTTCTTCAGGAGTTACTTACCATCTTATCGTAGCCCTCGATCAATCGTGAATAATCAATATCGGCCTTTCCATCAACTTTTCTGGTTTCTGACCTCTTCTTTTCCCTGGGAGAACAACTCCGACTTCCCCGCCGCCTTCCTCTATAAGCAGAATCATCACGGCTCCTGCGATAAGACTCTGAACTACCATTTGTACGGCGGTAATCTGATCTATGGCGGCTGCTCCCTCTATCTGGGGAGTAACTTCTCGACCGACttgtcctcctcctccgccttctTGCTTCATCCGGACTCTGCTCCCTTTCCGTCCTCCGATCTTCTGAAGCCCTATAACCGGAACGATGCCGATGACCAGACCTCCCACGACCGCTCTCTTCCCCAGACGAGTAACTCCTCGACCgactcctcctcctctgccttCTCGACTCCCCAAAATTACGCTCATCCGAGTCCCGCGACCCCGACAGACGCTGACGCTCCGCAAATCCGCGGCCCTTGTCGGAAGCCGAATCCTTCCGCCTGAGTTTGTCTTGAATCCTCTCAATCCGGCATTCCTTCTCGATATCAGCCTCGGTTTCGCGGGTCGACGCGGACACAAAGTTGCTCAAAGAGAATGAACCGGAGGCTTTGACAAACGATGGGGAGGAGGAGGATCCGGCGGAGTATCCCAAACCCTGCTTGAACCTCGCCGCTCCCTCACCTCTCCGGGTGAGATCATCGAAGTACGCCGCTGCTTTTTCTTCCTCCATGAAAACGTCAGGAACTGACAGGAGGAAGCAGCAAGAACCCTAGAAGCCCATGGCGCAGGAAACCCCGAAATCTGGCGCCAAATTTGGAGACAATTCAGATCTTTGGAACTCCAAGTTGAGGAGATTCGATGGGTGGCTAAAAAACCCCATAGATCTCACGGGAAAACTTTTCTCCGGTCGTTCGTCTTAggaaaatttttccattttacccGCCCATCTTCTGGAAATTTACGGGTAGGTGCtcaatttttaatgaaatttaaCTAATACACATCCagttttttttatagaaatcACCAAAGTtcacaataattttttatataaaccaacaaaaatattATTACTAAGGGAAAAGAATATTTTCCATCATCCAAGAAAGAGTGGTTCTTTACGAAGTGAAGATAATACACTTGGTGCTTTCCTTTTtactatttctttttgtcatttttatacaaaaaatcgAAATTTCTTGCAAATTAGTTAGTTCCATAGAAATCCCTCTCAAAAGTTCAATTTCTTTATTAGCTTTTAAAATAAAACGTTGATTTATTATTTGCTCGACTATTAAACAccattttttgtaattcttATTAGTCATATATTTATtagttttatatttataattgataaaaaatgaagagatcACCAATTCTTGCAACTACTACAACTATGTCTCGGACGTATCTAATTCCCGTTCCCATTTTAAGTCAGTCAGTTGGACCTAGTGTAAAACTTTCAATACATTTACTGAACACACTCAGACGTTGTATGTAATTTCCAACCGGATCTGAACCTAGGTCGGATATCTGCCCAGGACCCCACCAAGGTCTGACCGCATTCATATGAAAGTCCGGTCTTATGTCAGTGAAATCCAAATTTATAGTAAGAACCTGATTACACAAAATCTGATCAAGTCGTGTTCGATAAAGAATAGATAGAGATCCAAACTGAAACATTAACCTCCCTTATTTATACATTGATATTGATCAAAGAAAAAGGTCAGTAATTTAAACAATGAACGTAAAATTTTCCCAGGCTAAGAAGAAGGTcgctgtatatatatacatgaatacaGTTAAACCCACCTTGCCTCTCTATGTATATACGTATTTGGGATACTTTAGAGAAGCTGCCAAGCTCCAAATAACATAACATATGAAGTCACAAGGCAAAACCACCATCCTGATCTGAACCAGTCCTGcggcggagctaggatttttttttactaaaggGCACTCGAGTCGAGTCTGTGAAAGTCCCATGTAATTTTGAATTTCTCCTATGAAACTTTTAATGGGCTGGGGCCGACAGCTGCTCACACCAACCTCCATGTATGTATCTCTGCCACTAAACGAGTCACTAGCTTTTCTAAGGGTGCAGCACCAATCGAATCATGGCCGAGGGTGCCTATGAATCCAAGGAGATACGAGAAAAAAGTGGGAAACTTCACCTCATTTCAGTTAGTTCAACAAGAACCATTGCTGATCGATCTTTCTTTGCTTCTAAAAGGTAACATTAGATGTAAATAAAGAAGCAGCATATTGGAGTTGGTTCACCTTTCATGAGGCTGAGAACACCGCATTTAGGTCGCTATGGCTATTCCTATGCAAACACCTGCATGGAGTATTGGCCTCCCTTtaccattttataaaaaaaaaaaatggagctATACACAAAATTACAGAAGCAGTTGAGGCAATATTACACTCCAAATAAACAAAACGAGTGTACATATGCTATACAGtagaaaaacatcaaaaataagCTCCAGCAAGGGAAACCAGCACACAGCTCCTTGCTTCGGAAGAATAATCTTTTCCAAAATCTGGAGAGAAATGTTATCGTATTATTTGTCATCTGAAGGCCATGGGCCACATTGGATTCCAAAGTTAATCCAAAAATCAATCTCCTTAGAGAGGTCTTTCTGATCAATGGATAGAATGTGCTCCACGCAGGTCGACCACAACAGCTTGGTGAAAAGGGGAATGGAGAAAGTGCGCCCGAGATGTAGCCCCATTTCTAAGATGTTGTGTAATACCATGAGTTCACGTAAGGCATCAGGCCAAGAAATACCATCAGAGCTCAATAGACAGATGGGAGTGTTAAGATTCAGTAAGATCTGGCCCAGGTGCTCAGCAGAGGTCTCCTCTATAAAAATGGAGGGGCCCCATTATCCATCCAGAATTGGGCCTTGCTCCCATTGCGAATGCACCAAAGCCCATCATCCTTGACCTCAGCCCAACATTTGAGCAAGTTCTTCTATAGCCAGGAGTGACGACTTTTCTAAACCTCCATATCTATGATGAACAGATAATGGGACAAAGGATCTCCCTGACGCAGTCCCCTAGAAATAAGAAGGAAGTTGCTACAAGCACCATTGATCAAAACCGAGAAAGACATAGTGGAGACACAATAATGATCCTCTGAACCCAGCAAGTGCATGCGGCTCAAGCGCCGAATGGTCTCATGAGCAATAACAACGTTGCCCCGAATTGTCTACCTTTAAGAAAAACACTTTTGAGTCGAAGAAATAATCGTCGGAAGAATTATTTGCATCATGTTGGCAATGATTTTGGTAATGTACTTGCAAGAATAGTTACACAAAACAATGGG
Above is a window of Nymphaea colorata isolate Beijing-Zhang1983 chromosome 8, ASM883128v2, whole genome shotgun sequence DNA encoding:
- the LOC116259435 gene encoding uncharacterized protein LOC116259435 isoform X1 produces the protein MEEEKAAAYFDDLTRRGEGAARFKQGLGYSAGSSSSPSFVKASGSFSLSNFVSASTRETEADIEKECRIERIQDKLRRKDSASDKGRGFAERQRLSGSRDSDERNFGESRRQRRRSRSRSYSSGEESGRGRSGHRHRSGYRASEDRRTEREQSPDEARRRRRRTSRSRSYSPDRGSSRHRSDYRRTNGSSESYRRSRDDSAYRGRRRGSRSCSPREKKRSETRKVDGKADIDYSRLIEGYDKMAPAERVKAKMRLQLSQTVSKDSTKGMSKEWERFDFNKDAPLDDENLEASAEEDDSGLLKDVGRNFRFAAVEANREADIQAAHDNAIFGVPTAASAPEGEVRGLNSSISEEDRDNSVSKDEDKSNLFSVVNEKVLALQGGSWRDRARKLQNR
- the LOC116259435 gene encoding uncharacterized protein LOC116259435 isoform X2, with the translated sequence MEEEKAAAYFDDLTRRGEGAARFKQGLGYSAGSSSSPSFVKASGSFSLSNFVSASTRETEADIEKECRIERIQDKLRRKDSASDKGRGFAERQRLSGSRDSDERNFGESRRQRRRSRSRSYSSGEESGRGRSGHRHRSGYRASEDRRTEREQSPDEARRRRRRTSRSRSYSPDRGSSRHRSDYRRTNGSSESYRRSRDDSAYRGRRRGSRSCSPREKKRSETRKVDGKADIDYSRLIEGYDKMAPAERVKAKMRLQLSQTVSKDSTKGMSKEWERFDFNKDAPLDDENLEAEEDDSGLLKDVGRNFRFAAVEANREADIQAAHDNAIFGVPTAASAPEGEVRGLNSSISEEDRDNSVSKDEDKSNLFSVVNEKVLALQGGSWRDRARKLQNR